One window from the genome of Calliopsis andreniformis isolate RMS-2024a chromosome 12, iyCalAndr_principal, whole genome shotgun sequence encodes:
- the LOC143186027 gene encoding BRCA1-associated protein: MSSSPILVSLCVIRVEIVDEDSEQTNGAMAAKMRGRREPTKINMENCTNLTEKSDISHPSQGTSTSGSSSRANSEETTYDNLEMAGASACACDQINFISGNPFVEVTKGIIHLYKENKLTDIRHAAERTQTICILSVPATMTCHDLLRFTAPCHQDVRHFRILRDGSPNQYMALITFKSANAATEFYGSFNGTPYNSFEPDVICHMVFVYSVEVTYNAMPLSGHTELPLCPVCLESMDESVDGILTILCNHTFHASCLAKWGDTSCPVCRYAQTPESLADSYCMECNTGESNDALWICLICGHIGCSRYHQGHAFQHYRETHHCYAMQLGNNRVWDYVGDNFVHRLLQNKDGKMVEGGPTATKAEGAAMEEKVDSVQLEFTYLLTSQLETQRQYFEERLSRLEQHSVVQTTELREKLNQVSEENAKVKEQLTTLSREKQNVEKRLQQVSNKLVQVQTELTEEKELRKALELNQASWQDKYKTLENEMSELQSAKETEVTDLKEQVQDLMFYLDAQKKVENSELREEIASGRIMIPETSGTIKKNTRPPKSRKKR, encoded by the exons ATGAGTTCCTCTCCTATTTTGGTATCTCTCTGCGTTATTCGCGTCGAGATTGTTGACGAGGATTCAGAACAAACGAATG GCGCAATGGCTGCCAAGATGAGGGGTCGCAGGGAACCAACAAAAATAAATATGGAGAATTGTACAAATCTTACAGAGAAATCAGATATATCGCATCCTTCTCAGGGAACTAGCACATCTGGCTCTAGTTCTAGGGCTAACTCTGAAGAAACTACTTATGATAATTTGGAGATGGCTGGTGCAAGTGCTTGTGCCTGTGATCAAATTAATTTCATCTCTGGAAATCCATTTGTTGAAGTAACTAAGGGAATTATACATTTATACAAAGAGAA TAAATTAACAGACATACGTCATGCAGCAGAACGTACCCAGACTATTTGTATCTTATCAGTACCAGCCACAATGACCTGTCATGATCTCTTAAGATTCACAGCACCCTGCCATCAAGATGTTCGTCATTTCAGAATACTTAGGGATGGTAGCCCTAATCAATACATGGCATTAATTACATTTAAATCTGCA AATGCAGCTACAGAATTTTATGGCTCCTTTAATGGTACTCCATACAATTCCTTCGAGCCAGATGTTATTTGCCATATGGTGTTTGTGTACAGTGTAGAAGTTACATATAATGCTATGCCTTTATCTGGACATACAGAGTTACCACTTTGTCCAGTATGCTTGGAAAGCATGGATGAGAGTGTAGATGGAATTTTAACAATTTTGTGTAATCATACATTTCATGCAAGTTGTCTAGCTAAATGGGGAGACACTTCTTGCCCTGTGTGTAGATATGCTCAAACTCCAGAATCACTTGCAGATAGTTACTGCATGGAATGTA atACTGGAGAAAGTAACGACGCTCTGTGGATCTGTTTAATATGTGGACATATAGGATGCTCGCGATATCATCAGGGACATGCTTTCCAGCATTATCGCGAGACACACCACTGTTATGCTATGCAGTTAGGCAACAATAGAGTTTGGGATTACGTTGGAGATAATTTTGTTCATCGGTTATTGCAAAACAAGGATGGAAAAATGGTTGAAGGAGGTCCTACAGCAACTAAGGCTGAAGGTGCTGCAATGGAAGAAAAAGTAGATTCCGTACAGTTGGAATTCACTTATCTGTTAACATCGCAATTAGAAACTCAAAGACAATATTTTGAAGAGAGATTATCACGATTAGAACAACATTCTGTTGTACAAACTACAGAACTTAGAGAAAAGTTGAATCAAGTATCGGAAGAAAATgcaaaagttaag gaACAGTTAACCACTTTAAGCCGCGAGAAGCAGAACGTGGAAAAACGATTGCAGCAAGTTAGTAATAAATTAGTACAAGTACAGACGGAATTAACCGAAGAAAAGGAATTAAGGAAAGCATTGGAATTGAACCAAGCTTCTTGGCAAGATAAGTACAAAACACTGGAGAATGAAATGAGTGAACTTCAAAGTGCAAAAGAAACGGAAGTCACGGATCTTAAGGAACAGGTGCAGGATTTAATGTTCTATCTCGACGCTCAAAAAAAGGTTGAAAATTCAGAATTAAGAGAAGAAATCGCATCAGGTCGTATAATGATTCCAGAGACTTCTGGTACTATCAAAAAGAATACTCGACCTCCTAAGTCTCGCAAAAAACGTtga
- the LOC143186099 gene encoding tRNA (guanine(10)-N(2))-methyltransferase TRMT11 isoform X1, producing the protein MTMSNQWKKYLFWFAHEHVDFRASEMESILSMFHINICTHPDWTKHPYWIVNLPSETLVYKIASRAVCVKFCMELWANNTNHEDFHKQLKNYPITEIKKYAGPRQSFKIIVETFCKHFSQREKVNKIESFSYLPLEGPVKLNDPDTTFYYIEFYGLNPNNIPGEPNELFFGRWLTSGQRDLIQKYSLKTRKFIGNTSMDPQLSLIMANQAQIQKGDIVLDPFVGTGSLLVAASHFGGYTLGTDIDFLMLHGRTRPTRISQKIREKDEGVAANMSQYGKSSYYIDVVVSDFSYPLWRPDLRIDAIVTDPPYGIREATERIGTTKVNPVIEEHQASSHIPSKIGYGLPQIYKDLLSFAAEHLKINGRLVCWFPLFRDQYSEEQLPTHPCLELIANSEQVLSNYTSRRLLTYVKRKDPQESDEINSTNLTDFREKYFALRNESRKEKRMRKAVEKAQKRELWEKNNKENANR; encoded by the exons ATGACAATGAGTAATCAATGGAAAAAGTATCTTTTCTGGTTCGCGCACGAACACGTTGATTTTCGAGCATCT gaaATGGAATCAATTCTTAGTATGTTTCATATAAATATATGTACTCATCCTGATTGGACAAAACAT CCTTATTGGATTGTTAATTTACCTTCAGAAACACTTGTATATAAAATTGCAAGTAGGGCTGTCTGTGTGAAGTTTTGTATGGAGTTATGGGCTAACAATACAAACCATGAAGATTTTCACaaacaattgaaaaattatCCAATTACAGAAATTAAGAAATATGCTGGTCCACGACAGTCTTTCAAAATAATAGTTGAAACATTTTGTAAGCACTTTTCACAGCGGGAAAAAGTAAACAAAATTGAA tCGTTTAGTTATTTACCTTTGGAAGGACCAGTGAAATTAAATGATCCAGACACAACTTTCTATTACATAGAGTTTTATGGATTAAATCCTAATAACATTCCTGGTGAACCTAATGAACTCTTTTTTGGTAGATGg CTTACAAGTGGACAAAGGGATTTAATTCAAAAGTATTCATTGAAAACCAGAAAATTTATAGGCAATACATCTATGGATCCTCAATTGTCACTAATAATGGCAAATCAGGCTCAAATTCAAAAAGGAGATATTGTTCTTGATCCTTTTGTTGGTACTGGGTCTTTATTAGTTGCTGCTTCTCATTTTGGTGGATACACATTAGGAACAGATATAGATTTTTTAATGCTTCATGGACGTACAAGGCCTACCCGAATATCGCAAAAG ATTAGAGAAAAAGATGAAGGTGTTGCTGCAAATATGAGTCAATATGGAAAAAGTTCATATTACATTGATGTTGTGGTATCAGACTTTTCTTATCCTTTATGGCGTCCTGATTTGCGGATAGATGCTATAGTGACCGATC CACCTTATGGTATAAGAGAAGCAACAGAAAGAATAGGCACAACAAAAGTAAATCCAGTTATAGAGGAGCATCAAGCATCATCTCACATTCCTTCTAAAATTGGCTATGGTTTACCTCAAATTTACAAAGATTTATTAAGTTTTGCAGCCGAGCATCTTAAAATAAATGGCAGATTAGTGTGTTGGTTCCCCCTATTTAG GGATCAATATTCAGAAGAGCAATTGCCAACACATCCATGTTTAGAATTGATAGCAAATTCGGAACAAGTACTTAGCAACTATACTAGTCGAAGATTATTAACTTATGTAAAGAGGAAGGATCCACag gaATCAGATGAAATAAATTCTACAAATTTAACTGATTTTCGAGAAAAGTATTTTGCGTTACGAAATGAAAGCCGAAAAGAAAAACGTATGAGAAAAGCTGTAGAAAAGGCACAGAAAAGAGAGCTTTgggaaaaaaataataaagaaaatgCAAATAGATGA
- the LOC143186097 gene encoding uncharacterized protein LOC143186097 has product MDLTNNGTPGSAVACPVCTLYLREGISLQRHLDTHPKEQVIEALIKASTNSPQLQQAQLSPSVPPPSPSVQSSQSTPTVAQNTHLSTQSPYPIGPIFECPPIGTVMPPQFASFSYQQFVNNGTMMIPQYAMAPQANQMMQMLYNPYGMYQQQQIPTVQMISPVAAIPNTARVRPVVTMANETNGRTAIAVPVNNSEPKQILPEILPESEQEPEQVLPDINLPVSPRSINEDNSIQEHESETSTIQIEHEEQEPHNSGSQDQHTIENEYDSIPRSLAITCNVDDEKTESVLPDIDDGESSRIVNTDVQCKSINYESSNMQEYVHRYEDEDDSNKVIMPEVSSTITENEREETNVEKVPCEKEVNGNEGTSSQTSLEGAIKESSQSEVERLERLIITIMESQLSNTSQKEDNLENDQKESEGTKQSSPPERAESVIQEVTANSSSEQENNCKPDIEIKIIHSSDIDIDNNENKSPCLSYHYKNSLSAPASPITQKRPRRTYSVRSEFGSNENLNSYPMNFYPNTLQDEDDDDDEKNEAEDNFDEADMEIEEIPSPHTPFVKYGENVDYVRSHTPLSASSGISVLRVRKDLSKPCSPASVHSFCHMDTNSISHDEESNAAMDALPEKDPIDCSSCEQDIKTDQLDLSLRENIEKKMEGNSAYQSVITEHVSSFPTIHSQQSTSMHETYNMPSKSHNLVNLSESMDVASSSDSKSFHSSKSIVQKQSMELLSLNEDAHAGPMNVFEFDGLQILVPSTFISDSSQKAVSATSQQSMASSEGGVGIDEEVKSINMRADETMPPRGELSEQESNGCTEQSAWQLYAGQESSRMSTSYDLMARESWEESEGSDNEIGGPLLDSRSLATHFTSSLFLDRDRKTPTKRTFKCYHCPEVFDCPKERRVHSTTTHKEAGPSSSRDPTDQPEVKDIKLLDGRMNVFEDIFVPGLHVQQVYHQQPLLHQLQPPQSSDLTAKVEPDQKIETLVIPPNIEVICTLCNQRFSSEKSLQLHHRRVHVTETVKRIRESTKCQICQEEFPSVLLFNEHLKIHPLECSQCGKYFYRKQNFKLHMKRHLGIKPFPCTVCDKAFLTKQKLDEHTNGHTGNAPVKCNLCNETFRRYSNLTQHKNRHHLNIKKKLKDYICHCGEVFHTKKKLAWHKETHDDKPKACTYCNERFIHMASLTRHMRRAHNRRFVPDAQRESENVECPICKCIYLRSSLAVHMRVHNGERPYECQVCSKAFSTKWNLQLHKWTHAARSTKPFKCTQCSAAFYRHNDYTAHMNSHRNVRPYTCNYCGAQFIRKYNCLRHVKEHEENKAYTCDVCNKTFHRSYYLKEHLRVHSGARPYTCHICGKSSGTKSNHNKHVRIHHAREPVNTEN; this is encoded by the exons ATGGATCTTACAAACAATGGAACACCGGGGAGTGCAGTGGCTTGTCCAGTATGTACCCTCTACTTACGGGAGGGTATCAGCTTACAGAGACATTTGGATACTCATCCGAAGGAACAAGTCATTGAGGCTCTTATCAAAGCTAGCACTAATTCTCCGCAATTGCAACAAGCACAGTTATCGCCATCTGTACCTCCTCCATCTCCATCTGTACAATCATCTCAAAGTACACCCACAGTTGCACAGAATACTCATCTATCGACTCAATCTCCGTATCCTATAGGACCTATTTTTGAGTGTCCGCCGATTGGTACTGTGATGCCACCTCAGTTTGCTTCGTTTAGTTATCAACAATTTGTAAATAATGGCACTATGATGATACCGCAATACGCAATGGCTCCTCAAGCTAACCAAATGATGCAAATGCTGTATAATCCTTATGGTATGTACCAGCAACAACAGATACCGACTGTTCAGATGATCTCACCAGTTGCAGCTATACCTAATACAGCTAGGGTCAGGCCAGTGGTCACCATGGCTAATGAAACGAATGGTAGGACTGCCATTGCTGTACCTGTAAATAATTCCGAGCCAAAACAAATCTTACCAGAAATTTTACCTGAATCGGAACAAGAACCTGAGCAAGTGTTACCAGATATTAATCTTCCAGTTTCTCCTCGATCAATAAATGAAGATAACTCTATACAGGAGCATGAAAGTGAAACTAGTACAATTCAAATAGAACatgaagagcaagaaccccataACTCAGGTAGTCAAGATCAGCATACTATAGAAAATGAATATGATAGCATTCCAAGATCATTGGCAATTACTTGTAATGttgatgatgaaaaaactgaaagTGTACTGCcagatattgatgatggagaatcatCACGTATTGTTAATACAGATGTTCAATGTAAATCCATTAATTATGAATCATCGAATATGCAGGAATATGTGCACAGATATGAAGATGAAGATGATAGTAATAAAGTTATTATGCCTGAGGTATCATCTACGATAACAGAGAATGAGAGGGAGGAAACAAATGTTGAAAAAGTTCCTTGTGAAAAAGAAGTGAATGGAAATGAAGGCACCTCATCTCAGACATCTCTGGAAGGAGCAATAAAGGAATCATCTCAGTCTGAAGTAGAAAGATTAGAACGACTTATAATCACTATTATGGAATCTCAACTTAGTAATACATCACAGAAAGAAGATAATTTAGAAAATGATCAAAAAGAAAGTGAAGGCACAAAACAAAGTTCACCTCCAGAGAGAGCAGAAAGTGTGATTCAAGAAGTAACAGCCAACAGCTCCAGTGAACAGGAAAACAACTGCAAACCtgatatagaaataaaaattattcacaGTTCAGATATAGACATAgataataatgaaaataaaagtCCTTGTCTTTCATATCATTATAAGAACAGTTTATCTGCACCTGCATCACCAATTACACAAAAAAGGCCACGTAGAACTTACTCTGTTCGTTCAGAGTTTGGTTCAAATGAAAATCTGAATTCTTATCCAATGAATTTTTATCCAAACACGTTACAAGATgaggatgatgatgatgatgagaaAAATGAGGCAGAAGATAACTTTGATGAAGCAGACATGGAAATAGAAGAAATACCTAGCCCACATACACCCTTTGTCAAATATGGGGAAAATGTAGACTATGTTAGGTCACATACTCCATTATCTGCAAGTAGTGGTATCTCTGTACTAAGGGTTAGAAAAGATCTTAGTAAGCCATGCTCACCTGCATCAGTCCATTCATTTTGTCACATGGATACTAATAGCATAAGCCACGATGAAGAAAGTAATGCAGCAATGGATGCATTGCCAGAAAAAGACCCTATTGATTGTTCTTCATGTGAACAGGATATAAAAACAGATCAATTAGACCTTTCTCTACGTGAAAATATTGAGAAGAAAATGGAAGGGAATTCAGCATATCAATCTGTAATCACTGAGCATGTAAGCTCGTTTCCTACAATTCATTCACAACAATCAACATCAatgcatgaaacatataatatgCCAAGTAAAAGTCATAATCTTGTAAATTTGTCAGAATCTATGGATGTTGCAAGTAGTTCTGACTCAAAGAGTTTCCATTCTTCTAAATCAATTGTACAAAAGCAATCGATGGAACTTCTTAGTTTAAATGAAGATGCCCATGCAGGTCCAATGAATGTTTTTGAATTTGATgggcttcaaatcttagttcctaGTACATTCATAAGTGATTCTTCGCAAAAAGCAGTTAGTGCAACCAGTCAACAATCTATGGCAAGCAGTGAGGGTGGAGTAGGTATAGATGAAGAAGTTAAAAGCATtaatatgagggctgatgaaACTATGCCACCTAGAGGTGAGCTATCAGAACAAGAAAGCAATGGATGTACAGAACAATCTGCTTGGCAG CTATATGCTGGTCAAGAATCTTCACGTATGTCAACCTCCTACGATTTGATGGCACGCGAGAGTTGGGAAGAATCTGAAGGATCAGACAATGAAATTGGTGGTCCATTACTGGATAGTAGATCATTAGCTACCCACTTTACATCAAGTTTATTCTTAGACCGAGATAGAAAAACTCCAACAAAGAGAACATTCAAATGTTATCACTGTCCAGAGGTATTTGATTGTCCAAAAGAACGCAGAGTACACAGTACTACCACGCACAAAGAAGCTGGACCGAGTAGCAGTAGAGATCCTACAGATCAACCAGAAGTAAAGGATATCAAGTTACTGGATGGCCGCATGAATGTGTTTGAGGATATTTTTGTACCAGGTTTACATGTTCAACAAGTTTATCATCAACAACCACTTTTACATCAACTCCAGCCGCCGCAATCGTCAGATTTAACTGCAAAAGTAGAACCTGATCAGAAAATTGAGACATTAGTAATTCCACCAAATATCGAGGTGATCTGTACACTATGCAATCAAAGATTTAGTAGTGAAAAATCGTTACAATTACATCATAGAAGAGTACACGTTACAGAAACAGTGAAGCGAATTCGTGAGAGTACTAAATGCCAGATTTGTCAAGAGGAGTTTCCTTCTGTCCTATTATTTAACGAGCATCTAAAGATACATCCATTAGAATGCAGCCAATGTGGAAAGTATTTTTATAGgaaacaaaatttcaaattacacATGAAACGACATTTAGGAATTAAACCGTTCCCGTGTACAGTTTGTGACAAAGCATTTTTAACGAAACAGAAATTAGACGAGCATACCAACGGTCACACAGGAAACGCACCTGTTAAGTGCAATCTTTGCAATGAAACATTTCGCAGATACTCGAATTTAACCCAGCACAAGAATAGACACCACTTAAACATAAAAAAGAAGTTGAAGGATTACATATGCCATTGCGGTGAGGTGTTCCATACAAAGAAGAAATTAGCCTGGCATAAAGAAACGCATGATGATAAACCGAAAGCGTGTACATACTGTAACGAAAGATTCATCCATATGGCTAGTTTGACCCGGCACATGCGTAGAGCTCATAACAGAAGATTTGTGCCGGATGCTCAAAGGGAAAGTGAAAACGTCGAATGTCCAATATGTAAGTGTATTTATTTGCGATCTTCCTTAGCGGTGCATATGCGAGTTCATAATGGCGAAAGGCCATATGAATGTCAAGTTTGCTCTAAGGCATTTAGTACTAAATGGAACTTACAATTGCACAAATGGACCCACGCTGCTCGTAGTACCAAACCTTTCAAATGTACCCAGTGTAGTGCCGCGTTTTACCGGCACAACGATTATACTGCTCACATGAATTCTCATAGGAACGTGCGTCCTTATACCTGTAACTATTGCGGAGCTCAGTTCATACGGAAATATAATTGTTTAAGGCATGTCAAAGAACACGAAGAGAACAAAGCATACACGTGCGACGTCTGCAACAAAACTTTCCACAGATCGTATTATCTGAAAGAACACTTGCGAGTACATTCAGGGGCTAGACCTTATACATGTCACATTTGTGGAAAGTCCAGCGGTACGAAATCTAATCACAATAAACATGTCAGGATTCATCATGCACGAGAACCTGTAAATACCGAGAATTAA
- the LOC143186216 gene encoding uncharacterized protein LOC143186216 isoform X1, with protein sequence MGTIGTTRNVNQLRVGLSVLPRVLITLIYGSPLCVLYSQVLPGLYVGNYRDSKDADQLERFEITHILAIHDTARQLHSDKHYLCILAADSPDQNLSQYFSLCNDFIHAARLRGGNVLIHCLAGMSRSVTVAVAYIMSTTNLSWKEALKVVRLGRSIANPNVGFQQQLKDFESCRLHEERHRLKERFPSLALAESDAEICRTTLRNYETMALAREVCEGKCAMGRSCPTGLCRQASKRSPRRKASTSSASSISTGRTPPQTPRLLPSAPPSPAMHRSSSVMSTARPRSGPAGLHYYTGSAPPSRAVSRIDLSGAVACSSSSTSLASMGRPGMSGSNWRLTAGSAPTTPRPTPPVSPQRWPRRAASRQTPQLPVSPEAPPPTST encoded by the exons ATGGGAACTATCGGCACGACACGAAACGTAAATCAACTTCGTGTGGGCTTAAGTGTTCTTCCTCGAGTGCTAATTACGCTTATTTACGGCTCTCCGCTGTGTGTTTTATATTCACAGGTCCTCCCTGGCCTGTACGTTGGGAATTATCGCGATAGTAAAGACGCCGATCAGTTGGAGCGATTCGAGATCACTCACATTCTGGCGATCCACGACACTGCGCGTCAATTACATTCT GATAAACATTACCTATGTATATTGGCGGCGGATAGTCCAGATCAAAATTTGTCGCAGTACTTTTCCCTCTGTAATGACTTCATCCACGCTGCTCGTCTACGTGGTGGAAACGTCCTCATACATTG CTTAGCCGGCATGTCGAGAAGCGTCACAGTAGCGGTGGCCTATATTATGAGTACCACCAATCTTTCGTGGAAAGAGGCACTCAAAGTGGTCAGGCTGGGTCGTTCCATTGCCAATCCAAACGTCGGCTTTCAGCAACAGCTGAAAGATTTCGAGTCCTGCCGTTTGCACGAG GAACGACACAGGTTGAAGGAACGTTTCCCAAGTCTAGCACTAGCCGAGTCTGACGCAGAAATCTGCCGTACTACTTTAAGGAATTATGAAACCATGGCTCTGGCACGCGAAGTATGCGAAGGGAAATGTGCCATGGGCCGTTCTTGTCCTACTGGACTTTGTAGGCAAGCTTCCAAAAG GAGTCCACGGAGAAAAGCATCGACGAGCAGCGCTAGTAGTATATCCACTGGAAGGACGCCGCCACAAACGCCGAGATTGTTGCCGTCTGCTCCACCATCACCAGCTATGCATAGGTCTTCTAGTGTGATGTCTACGGCGAGGCCAAGAAGTGGTCCTGCTGGTTTGCACTATTATACAGGGTCGGCACCTCCTTCCAG GGCAGTGTCAAGGATCGACCTCTCAGGAGCAGTTGCATGCAGCAGTAGCAGCACAAGTTTAGCGTCAATGGGTAGGCCAGGCATGTCAGGCAGCAATTGGAGGCTGACAGCTGGATCCGCGCCGACCACGCCGAGGCCAACACCTCCAGTTTCACCTCAACGTTGGCCACGACGAGCCGCCAGCCGACAGACACCCCAATTGCCAGTTTCCCCAGAGGCTCCACCTCCCACGTCCACGTAG
- the LOC143186216 gene encoding dual specificity protein phosphatase 22-B isoform X2, with the protein MGNGMNKVLPGLYVGNYRDSKDADQLERFEITHILAIHDTARQLHSDKHYLCILAADSPDQNLSQYFSLCNDFIHAARLRGGNVLIHCLAGMSRSVTVAVAYIMSTTNLSWKEALKVVRLGRSIANPNVGFQQQLKDFESCRLHEERHRLKERFPSLALAESDAEICRTTLRNYETMALAREVCEGKCAMGRSCPTGLCRQASKRSPRRKASTSSASSISTGRTPPQTPRLLPSAPPSPAMHRSSSVMSTARPRSGPAGLHYYTGSAPPSRAVSRIDLSGAVACSSSSTSLASMGRPGMSGSNWRLTAGSAPTTPRPTPPVSPQRWPRRAASRQTPQLPVSPEAPPPTST; encoded by the exons ATGGGGAATGGTATGAACAAG GTCCTCCCTGGCCTGTACGTTGGGAATTATCGCGATAGTAAAGACGCCGATCAGTTGGAGCGATTCGAGATCACTCACATTCTGGCGATCCACGACACTGCGCGTCAATTACATTCT GATAAACATTACCTATGTATATTGGCGGCGGATAGTCCAGATCAAAATTTGTCGCAGTACTTTTCCCTCTGTAATGACTTCATCCACGCTGCTCGTCTACGTGGTGGAAACGTCCTCATACATTG CTTAGCCGGCATGTCGAGAAGCGTCACAGTAGCGGTGGCCTATATTATGAGTACCACCAATCTTTCGTGGAAAGAGGCACTCAAAGTGGTCAGGCTGGGTCGTTCCATTGCCAATCCAAACGTCGGCTTTCAGCAACAGCTGAAAGATTTCGAGTCCTGCCGTTTGCACGAG GAACGACACAGGTTGAAGGAACGTTTCCCAAGTCTAGCACTAGCCGAGTCTGACGCAGAAATCTGCCGTACTACTTTAAGGAATTATGAAACCATGGCTCTGGCACGCGAAGTATGCGAAGGGAAATGTGCCATGGGCCGTTCTTGTCCTACTGGACTTTGTAGGCAAGCTTCCAAAAG GAGTCCACGGAGAAAAGCATCGACGAGCAGCGCTAGTAGTATATCCACTGGAAGGACGCCGCCACAAACGCCGAGATTGTTGCCGTCTGCTCCACCATCACCAGCTATGCATAGGTCTTCTAGTGTGATGTCTACGGCGAGGCCAAGAAGTGGTCCTGCTGGTTTGCACTATTATACAGGGTCGGCACCTCCTTCCAG GGCAGTGTCAAGGATCGACCTCTCAGGAGCAGTTGCATGCAGCAGTAGCAGCACAAGTTTAGCGTCAATGGGTAGGCCAGGCATGTCAGGCAGCAATTGGAGGCTGACAGCTGGATCCGCGCCGACCACGCCGAGGCCAACACCTCCAGTTTCACCTCAACGTTGGCCACGACGAGCCGCCAGCCGACAGACACCCCAATTGCCAGTTTCCCCAGAGGCTCCACCTCCCACGTCCACGTAG
- the LOC143186099 gene encoding tRNA (guanine(10)-N(2))-methyltransferase TRMT11 isoform X2, with protein sequence MTMSNQWKKYLFWFAHEHVDFRASEMESILSMFHINICTHPDWTKHPYWIVNLPSETLVYKIASRAVCVKFCMELWANNTNHEDFHKQLKNYPITEIKKYAGPRQSFKIIVETFCKHFSQREKVNKIELTSGQRDLIQKYSLKTRKFIGNTSMDPQLSLIMANQAQIQKGDIVLDPFVGTGSLLVAASHFGGYTLGTDIDFLMLHGRTRPTRISQKIREKDEGVAANMSQYGKSSYYIDVVVSDFSYPLWRPDLRIDAIVTDPPYGIREATERIGTTKVNPVIEEHQASSHIPSKIGYGLPQIYKDLLSFAAEHLKINGRLVCWFPLFRDQYSEEQLPTHPCLELIANSEQVLSNYTSRRLLTYVKRKDPQESDEINSTNLTDFREKYFALRNESRKEKRMRKAVEKAQKRELWEKNNKENANR encoded by the exons ATGACAATGAGTAATCAATGGAAAAAGTATCTTTTCTGGTTCGCGCACGAACACGTTGATTTTCGAGCATCT gaaATGGAATCAATTCTTAGTATGTTTCATATAAATATATGTACTCATCCTGATTGGACAAAACAT CCTTATTGGATTGTTAATTTACCTTCAGAAACACTTGTATATAAAATTGCAAGTAGGGCTGTCTGTGTGAAGTTTTGTATGGAGTTATGGGCTAACAATACAAACCATGAAGATTTTCACaaacaattgaaaaattatCCAATTACAGAAATTAAGAAATATGCTGGTCCACGACAGTCTTTCAAAATAATAGTTGAAACATTTTGTAAGCACTTTTCACAGCGGGAAAAAGTAAACAAAATTGAA CTTACAAGTGGACAAAGGGATTTAATTCAAAAGTATTCATTGAAAACCAGAAAATTTATAGGCAATACATCTATGGATCCTCAATTGTCACTAATAATGGCAAATCAGGCTCAAATTCAAAAAGGAGATATTGTTCTTGATCCTTTTGTTGGTACTGGGTCTTTATTAGTTGCTGCTTCTCATTTTGGTGGATACACATTAGGAACAGATATAGATTTTTTAATGCTTCATGGACGTACAAGGCCTACCCGAATATCGCAAAAG ATTAGAGAAAAAGATGAAGGTGTTGCTGCAAATATGAGTCAATATGGAAAAAGTTCATATTACATTGATGTTGTGGTATCAGACTTTTCTTATCCTTTATGGCGTCCTGATTTGCGGATAGATGCTATAGTGACCGATC CACCTTATGGTATAAGAGAAGCAACAGAAAGAATAGGCACAACAAAAGTAAATCCAGTTATAGAGGAGCATCAAGCATCATCTCACATTCCTTCTAAAATTGGCTATGGTTTACCTCAAATTTACAAAGATTTATTAAGTTTTGCAGCCGAGCATCTTAAAATAAATGGCAGATTAGTGTGTTGGTTCCCCCTATTTAG GGATCAATATTCAGAAGAGCAATTGCCAACACATCCATGTTTAGAATTGATAGCAAATTCGGAACAAGTACTTAGCAACTATACTAGTCGAAGATTATTAACTTATGTAAAGAGGAAGGATCCACag gaATCAGATGAAATAAATTCTACAAATTTAACTGATTTTCGAGAAAAGTATTTTGCGTTACGAAATGAAAGCCGAAAAGAAAAACGTATGAGAAAAGCTGTAGAAAAGGCACAGAAAAGAGAGCTTTgggaaaaaaataataaagaaaatgCAAATAGATGA